One Candidatus Delongbacteria bacterium DNA segment encodes these proteins:
- a CDS encoding energy transducer TonB: MNTHWKSILLPGLVGLATLGLGAVQAGEKECVPLLEAPGPVGGPQALAAALTYPPTALREGLEGEVRLQVEIGADGRVGEVLVLQTARADLDSAAVHAVRDCPWVAGRSAEGPQPCTVVVPVNFRLAPKP, from the coding sequence ATGAACACGCATTGGAAATCCATCCTGCTGCCGGGCCTGGTGGGCCTGGCGACGTTGGGGCTGGGCGCGGTCCAGGCGGGCGAGAAAGAATGCGTCCCGCTGTTGGAGGCGCCCGGTCCCGTGGGCGGACCGCAGGCCCTGGCCGCGGCGCTGACCTACCCGCCGACGGCCCTGCGCGAAGGCCTGGAAGGCGAAGTGCGCCTCCAGGTGGAGATCGGCGCCGATGGTCGCGTGGGCGAAGTGCTCGTGCTGCAGACCGCCCGGGCGGATCTCGATTCCGCCGCCGTCCACGCGGTGCGCGACTGCCCCTGGGTGGCCGGGCGCAGCGCGGAGGGTCCGCAGCCCTGCACGGTCGTGGTCCCGGTGAACTTTCGGCTGGCCCCCAAGCCTTGA
- a CDS encoding T9SS type A sorting domain-containing protein, with protein sequence MDFRLPRNEHVRLRLYDRAGRLVRTLLDERRAAGEHSAVVNGAGLASGLYFLRLEAGDGQIVRKCLLLK encoded by the coding sequence GTGGACTTCCGCCTGCCCAGGAACGAGCACGTCAGGCTGCGGCTATACGACCGGGCGGGCCGGTTGGTGCGGACGCTGCTGGACGAACGGCGCGCCGCCGGTGAGCATTCCGCGGTGGTGAACGGCGCCGGGCTGGCCTCGGGCCTGTACTTCCTGCGCCTGGAGGCGGGCGACGGGCAGATCGTGCGCAAGTGCCTGCTGCTGAAATAG
- a CDS encoding MFS transporter: MSGLPSHRARLFTLLSASSLTVMAGATIAPGLGLMQEHYGGDPTLVKLVLTLPGLFTAAAAPLAGWLSDRHGRRGVLLAGLILYALAGTQGLWAGSLTELLVGRAVLGMAVGFIMTCATTLVLEYWEGEEQRRALGWQNAFMSFGGVVFQLLGGFLAEALGWRGPFWVYAAPLPLALVAWFLLPEPVRHVQRGGPPDPATRRRLRGFLMLLSALAFVHMVVFYYLPVQTPFLLKEIGVRSPSAVAAAISGATLFAGLASLQYARLRRRLGIGAGFALAFALVGLGYGVVFLQAGYWAIIAGLSVASLGFGLARPNFTAWLHAHVPGPARASAVAVMSSSIFLGQFCTPFLSAPLIRAFGLPGAFLASGLLLSALGVWLWRRESRSATT, from the coding sequence GTGAGCGGTCTCCCCTCCCACCGTGCCCGGCTCTTCACCCTGTTGTCGGCCAGCAGCCTGACGGTGATGGCGGGAGCCACCATCGCCCCCGGGCTGGGCCTGATGCAGGAGCACTACGGCGGCGATCCCACCCTGGTCAAGCTGGTCCTCACCCTGCCGGGCCTGTTCACGGCGGCGGCCGCCCCGCTGGCGGGCTGGCTGTCCGACCGCCACGGACGGCGCGGCGTGCTGCTGGCGGGCCTGATCCTCTACGCGCTGGCAGGGACCCAGGGCCTCTGGGCCGGCTCCCTGACCGAGCTGCTGGTGGGCCGGGCGGTGCTGGGCATGGCGGTGGGCTTCATCATGACCTGCGCCACCACGCTGGTGCTGGAGTACTGGGAGGGCGAGGAGCAGCGCCGGGCCCTGGGCTGGCAGAACGCCTTCATGTCCTTCGGCGGCGTGGTGTTCCAGCTGCTGGGAGGCTTCCTGGCGGAGGCCTTGGGCTGGCGCGGTCCCTTCTGGGTGTACGCCGCGCCGCTGCCGCTGGCGCTGGTGGCCTGGTTCCTGCTGCCGGAGCCGGTCCGCCACGTTCAACGTGGCGGTCCCCCCGACCCCGCCACCCGCCGCCGCCTGCGGGGATTCCTGATGCTGCTCAGCGCGCTGGCCTTCGTCCACATGGTCGTGTTCTACTACCTGCCCGTGCAGACGCCCTTCCTGCTGAAGGAGATCGGCGTCCGCTCGCCCAGCGCCGTGGCCGCGGCCATCTCCGGCGCCACGCTCTTCGCCGGGCTGGCCTCGCTGCAGTACGCGCGGCTGCGGCGGCGCCTGGGGATCGGGGCGGGCTTCGCCCTGGCCTTCGCCCTGGTGGGACTGGGCTACGGCGTGGTCTTCCTGCAGGCCGGCTATTGGGCCATCATCGCGGGCCTCTCCGTGGCCTCGCTGGGCTTCGGCCTGGCGCGCCCCAACTTCACCGCCTGGCTGCACGCGCACGTGCCCGGTCCCGCGCGGGCCTCCGCCGTGGCCGTCATGTCCAGCTCCATCTTCCTGGGCCAGTTCTGCACGCCCTTCCTGTCGGCGCCGCTGATCCGCGCCTTCGGCCTGCCCGGCGCTTTCCTGGCCAGCGGCCTGCTGCTCAGCGCGCTGGGAGTCTGGCTCTGGCGGCGGGAGTCCCGCTCCGCCACCACCTGA
- the fabV gene encoding enoyl-ACP reductase FabV has product MNPHHHHHKIHLTPRTFGFISTVAHPVGLEREVARQIRVACTIRHRELGGNMLVLGSSMGYGLAARIIATFGYGMKTLGVSHARPHRGSRTATAGWYNTAHFHRLARMEGLYADTVIADAFSREALEESLERVARELGPLDYLVYSLAAPRRTDPETGETFQSVLKAVGRPHHTKLIDTASWEISEGVFEAATEEEIRSTVGVMGGHDLRRWTQALLERKLLKPGARVLAFSYIGPPATHPIYRDGTIGHAKVHMEATCRELDERLRTELGGSCHTVVAKSIVTQSSAAIPAIALYISLAYRIMKEKGLHETAIEQMRRLFREHIAPGKSPRLDEDGRIRLDDFELREDVQAEVQRRWDSITTETVPELCDIAGYKEDFMRLFGFQVKDVDYELPVRIDIPL; this is encoded by the coding sequence ATGAACCCGCATCACCATCACCATAAAATCCACCTCACGCCGCGCACCTTCGGTTTCATCAGCACCGTGGCGCATCCGGTGGGGCTGGAGCGGGAGGTGGCCCGGCAGATCCGCGTGGCCTGCACCATCCGCCACCGCGAACTGGGCGGCAACATGCTGGTGCTGGGCAGCTCCATGGGCTACGGCTTGGCGGCGCGGATCATCGCCACCTTCGGCTACGGCATGAAAACCCTGGGCGTCTCCCACGCCCGTCCCCACCGCGGCAGTCGCACGGCCACGGCCGGCTGGTACAACACGGCCCACTTCCACCGCCTGGCGCGGATGGAGGGCCTCTACGCCGACACGGTGATCGCCGACGCCTTCTCACGCGAAGCCCTGGAGGAGAGCCTGGAGCGCGTGGCCCGCGAGCTGGGGCCGCTGGACTACCTGGTCTACAGCCTGGCCGCGCCGCGCCGCACGGATCCCGAGACCGGCGAGACCTTCCAGAGCGTGCTCAAGGCCGTGGGCCGGCCGCACCACACCAAGCTCATCGACACGGCCAGCTGGGAGATCTCCGAGGGCGTCTTCGAGGCCGCCACGGAAGAGGAGATCCGCTCGACGGTGGGCGTGATGGGCGGGCACGACCTGCGCCGCTGGACCCAGGCCCTGCTGGAGCGCAAGCTCCTCAAGCCCGGCGCCCGCGTGCTGGCCTTCAGCTACATCGGCCCCCCGGCCACCCACCCCATCTACCGGGACGGCACCATCGGCCACGCCAAGGTCCACATGGAGGCCACCTGCCGCGAGCTGGACGAGCGGCTGCGGACGGAACTGGGCGGCTCGTGTCACACGGTGGTGGCCAAGTCCATCGTCACCCAGTCCTCGGCGGCCATTCCGGCCATCGCGCTCTACATCAGCCTGGCCTACCGGATCATGAAGGAGAAGGGCCTGCACGAGACCGCCATCGAGCAGATGCGCCGCCTGTTCCGCGAGCACATCGCGCCGGGCAAGTCGCCCCGGCTGGACGAGGACGGCCGGATCCGGCTGGACGACTTCGAACTGCGCGAGGACGTGCAGGCGGAGGTGCAGCGGCGCTGGGACTCCATCACCACGGAGACGGTCCCGGAGCTGTGTGACATCGCGGGTTACAAGGAGGACTTCATGCGCCTCTTCGGCTTCCAGGTCAAGGACGTGGACTACGAACTGCCGGTGCGCATCGACATTCCGCTCTGA
- a CDS encoding FAD-dependent oxidoreductase → MSDEQVKVDALVVGAGPAGISAALCLARRGLEVVVVERGESAGAKNMGGLLYGTVLNRLIPNFHEQAPVERAVTRRRIVFLGPERQLALDFGSEAWGRAPFNHTWTVHRPAFDRWFAGQAEAAGAGLVEGTVVERVLLEGEGAARRAVGVQLRGEEQFRADVVLLADGAHGLVGQAACRELGMAGPKPQHFALGVKETIGLPAGVIEDRFGLEPGQGAAIDFIGAPFENLIGGGFIYTQKETVSLGFAGRLESLQKAGLEPGDVLERFKQHPEVRRYLRGGELLEYSAHMIPEGGIDCLPRFAGNGALVLGDAAGLVNMSLYKEGTNHAMFSGTQAAEAVLEARERGDFSRAGLASYERRMAGSAALADLRKYRELPRILESTPELLGLYPDRVSRLLVDYFTVTEDSKADLQKRALREFFQGLSKLKLVRDLLRARKLL, encoded by the coding sequence ATGAGCGACGAACAGGTCAAGGTGGACGCCCTGGTGGTGGGAGCCGGCCCGGCCGGGATCAGCGCCGCCCTCTGCCTGGCCCGGCGCGGGCTGGAAGTGGTGGTGGTGGAGCGCGGCGAGAGCGCGGGCGCCAAGAACATGGGCGGTCTGCTCTACGGCACGGTGCTGAACCGGCTCATCCCGAACTTCCACGAGCAGGCCCCGGTGGAACGCGCCGTCACCCGGCGCCGGATCGTCTTCCTGGGGCCCGAGCGCCAGTTGGCGCTGGACTTCGGCAGCGAAGCCTGGGGGCGGGCGCCCTTCAACCACACCTGGACCGTGCACCGCCCGGCCTTCGACCGCTGGTTCGCCGGCCAGGCCGAGGCCGCCGGAGCGGGTCTGGTGGAAGGCACGGTGGTGGAGCGCGTGCTGCTGGAGGGTGAGGGCGCGGCCCGGCGCGCGGTGGGCGTGCAGCTGCGTGGCGAGGAGCAGTTCCGCGCCGACGTGGTGCTGCTGGCCGACGGCGCCCACGGTCTGGTGGGCCAGGCGGCCTGCCGCGAACTGGGCATGGCCGGACCCAAGCCCCAGCATTTCGCGCTGGGCGTCAAGGAGACCATCGGGCTGCCCGCCGGCGTCATCGAGGACCGCTTCGGACTGGAGCCCGGCCAGGGCGCGGCCATCGACTTCATCGGCGCGCCTTTCGAGAACCTGATCGGCGGCGGCTTCATCTACACCCAGAAGGAGACGGTGAGCCTGGGCTTCGCCGGACGGCTGGAGAGCCTGCAGAAGGCCGGGCTGGAGCCGGGCGACGTGCTGGAGCGCTTCAAGCAGCACCCGGAGGTGCGGCGCTACCTGCGCGGCGGCGAGCTGCTGGAATACAGCGCGCACATGATTCCCGAGGGCGGGATCGACTGCCTGCCGCGCTTCGCGGGCAACGGCGCCCTGGTGCTGGGCGACGCGGCGGGCCTGGTGAACATGTCGCTCTACAAGGAAGGCACCAACCACGCCATGTTCTCCGGCACCCAGGCCGCCGAGGCCGTGCTGGAGGCCCGGGAGCGCGGGGACTTCAGCCGGGCCGGGCTGGCCTCCTATGAGCGCCGGATGGCCGGCAGCGCGGCGCTGGCCGACTTGCGCAAGTACCGCGAGCTGCCGCGGATCCTGGAGTCCACGCCCGAGCTGCTGGGACTCTATCCGGACCGCGTGAGCCGCCTCTTGGTGGACTACTTCACCGTGACGGAGGACTCCAAGGCGGACCTGCAGAAGCGGGCCCTGCGCGAGTTCTTCCAGGGCCTGTCCAAGCTCAAGCTGGTGCGCGACCTGCTGCGCGCCCGCAAACTGTTGTAA
- a CDS encoding 4Fe-4S dicluster domain-containing protein has protein sequence MADLFSLTLEDKLYRTRYEPDSDHPHITVQPALCRDCAGKPCVLLCPAHVYKRNPNDPAVVLVSHDNCLECGTCVQVCPTDSLDWRFPDGGMGVKYRY, from the coding sequence ATGGCCGACCTGTTCAGCCTGACGCTGGAGGACAAGCTCTACCGCACGCGCTACGAGCCCGACAGCGACCATCCGCACATCACCGTGCAGCCGGCGCTCTGCCGCGACTGCGCGGGCAAGCCTTGCGTGCTGCTCTGTCCGGCGCACGTCTACAAGCGCAACCCCAACGACCCGGCCGTGGTGCTGGTGTCGCATGACAACTGCCTAGAGTGCGGCACCTGCGTGCAGGTCTGCCCGACGGACTCGCTCGACTGGCGCTTCCCCGACGGCGGCATGGGGGTCAAGTACCGCTACTGA
- a CDS encoding electron transfer flavoprotein beta subunit/FixA family protein: protein MSYHIIVVVREVWDTRDLVGEPLGPGGVLKALPRRFEPEDLNSLEQALQIKDREGGTVTVLAVGQPGEVDVLRECLYRGADEAVRVTADEGLDTGARAALLAAAIRRIGAHDLVLLGVSVPEGENSLLAGELAGRLGHAQLTYVDSLTELVPGQVTCRREIEMGSEFVRLPLPAVLALGVYLLKDDPRTPRAAKAMLKLKLKKAPIPEWSAAELGLAEQPRRMRLAGLTALPQRSVETHDVDAGSEAALAALLRDIR, encoded by the coding sequence TTGTCGTATCACATCATCGTCGTCGTGCGCGAGGTCTGGGACACGCGTGACCTCGTGGGCGAGCCGCTGGGACCGGGCGGCGTCCTGAAGGCGCTGCCCCGGCGCTTCGAACCCGAGGACCTGAACAGCCTGGAGCAGGCCCTGCAGATCAAGGACCGCGAGGGCGGCACTGTGACTGTGCTCGCCGTGGGGCAACCCGGCGAGGTGGACGTGCTACGCGAGTGCCTGTACCGCGGGGCCGACGAGGCCGTCCGCGTGACGGCGGACGAGGGCCTGGACACGGGTGCGCGGGCAGCCCTGCTGGCGGCGGCCATCCGGCGCATCGGCGCCCACGATCTGGTGCTGCTGGGCGTCAGCGTCCCCGAGGGCGAGAATTCCCTGCTGGCGGGCGAACTGGCTGGCCGGCTGGGCCACGCCCAGCTCACCTACGTGGACAGCCTGACGGAGCTGGTCCCCGGCCAGGTCACCTGCCGGCGTGAGATCGAGATGGGCAGCGAGTTCGTGCGCCTGCCCCTGCCCGCCGTGCTGGCCCTGGGCGTCTACCTGCTCAAGGACGATCCGCGCACGCCACGCGCGGCCAAGGCCATGCTCAAGCTCAAGCTCAAGAAGGCGCCCATCCCCGAGTGGAGCGCCGCCGAGTTGGGCCTGGCCGAACAACCGCGCCGCATGCGGCTGGCGGGGCTGACGGCCCTGCCCCAGCGCAGCGTGGAGACGCACGACGTGGACGCGGGCAGCGAAGCGGCCCTGGCCGCCCTGCTGCGGGACATCCGCTAG
- a CDS encoding electron transfer flavoprotein subunit alpha/FixB family protein → MTRILVFLEHDENGVTDLSLQALALAGNLGGAAEALLVGQSLAAAAEVALAHGAAQVLTVEHAALANYLAGPVSSVVAAVVAERDPALVLFPASTVGNDLAPLTAGRLEAACLVDCDGVERAGDSWRLLRTEFDARVRAAYQPEGAGPVLVTLKDGVAEVRASAGGGSVSALNLAPGDGAAGEVLRREVVKKTVNLKDARVIVGGGAGVGSRENFALLERLAEKLGGEIGATRASVDAGWVSAERQIGQTGVTVKPDLYIACGISGAVQHLVGIRDARTVVGINSDPSAPIFRVSHYRIVGDLTTVVPKLIELLG, encoded by the coding sequence ATGACACGGATCCTGGTTTTTCTGGAACACGACGAGAACGGCGTGACCGACCTCTCCCTGCAGGCCCTGGCCCTGGCCGGCAATCTGGGCGGCGCGGCGGAGGCCCTGCTGGTCGGACAGTCCCTGGCCGCGGCGGCGGAGGTCGCGCTGGCCCACGGCGCTGCGCAGGTGCTCACCGTGGAACACGCGGCGCTGGCGAACTACCTGGCCGGCCCGGTCTCGTCCGTGGTGGCCGCGGTGGTGGCGGAGCGCGACCCGGCGCTGGTGCTCTTCCCGGCCAGCACGGTGGGCAACGACCTGGCGCCCCTGACGGCGGGCCGGCTGGAAGCCGCCTGCCTGGTGGACTGCGACGGCGTGGAGCGCGCCGGGGACTCCTGGCGCCTGCTCAGGACGGAGTTCGACGCGCGGGTGCGGGCGGCCTACCAGCCCGAGGGCGCCGGCCCCGTGCTGGTCACGCTCAAGGACGGCGTGGCGGAGGTGCGGGCCAGCGCTGGCGGCGGCAGCGTGAGCGCGCTGAACTTGGCGCCCGGGGACGGGGCGGCGGGCGAGGTGCTGCGCCGCGAAGTGGTGAAGAAGACCGTGAACCTGAAGGACGCCCGGGTGATCGTGGGCGGCGGCGCGGGCGTGGGCAGCCGGGAGAACTTCGCCCTGCTGGAGCGTCTGGCGGAGAAGCTGGGCGGCGAGATCGGCGCCACCCGGGCCAGCGTGGACGCGGGCTGGGTCTCGGCGGAGCGGCAGATCGGCCAGACGGGTGTGACCGTCAAGCCCGACCTCTACATCGCCTGCGGAATCAGCGGTGCCGTCCAGCATCTGGTGGGTATCCGCGACGCACGTACCGTGGTGGGCATCAACAGCGACCCCTCGGCGCCCATTTTCCGCGTCTCCCACTACCGCATCGTGGGGGACCTGACCACCGTCGTGCCCAAGCTCATCGAGCTGCTGGGCTAA
- a CDS encoding acyl-CoA dehydrogenase family protein, whose product MLTSENFYQDNPDLRFVMEQMTDWASIFAMRGDTGHAEAPFESVEEAREANLDMLSDPIGTIAAQRIAPRAEEVDRLGCRLENGRVIFSEPLQRNLDDLKEAQLTGLTMDPAYGGIGFSKTFYSAAVEIVSRADASLMNFFGLQGIADTIQQFASDEIKNEILPDMAAGLLSGAMVLTEADAGSDLGAVRTRSQLEAEENPDGNWTLTGSKRFITNGCGDVLLVLARSEDPAKYGGGRGLSFFLVTRDERVQVRRIEEKLGIHGSPTCEIYFDKAPARLIGRRGHGLTRYTAWLMAAARLGVAAQSVGISEAALREAEAYANDREQFGKKIVELPAVAVMLAEMRVATEASRALLYATSTFVDLQEGAEKLGLNAEEKKYGRAADLLTPMVKYYTSELCNMVTSTAIQVHGGNGFMKDYPVERLFRDARITNIYEGTSQIQIDWAVVRLVRGELSAILEPYAGRVWEDPELAGLAERLHDSRPLLDQATTCLKQRGPEYRDLMARRVVDMALDHYVGWLLLAQAEKWSYKRKVVRRFLADALPRLRMNHEIVMGDRTLDLERLVEA is encoded by the coding sequence ATGCTGACCAGCGAGAATTTCTATCAGGACAACCCCGATCTGCGCTTCGTGATGGAGCAGATGACGGACTGGGCCTCCATCTTCGCCATGCGCGGGGACACGGGCCACGCCGAGGCTCCCTTCGAGAGCGTCGAGGAGGCCCGCGAAGCCAACCTCGACATGCTGTCGGATCCCATCGGGACCATCGCCGCCCAGCGCATCGCCCCCCGGGCCGAGGAAGTGGACCGGCTGGGCTGCCGGCTGGAGAACGGCCGGGTGATCTTCTCGGAGCCGCTGCAGCGCAACCTGGACGACCTGAAGGAGGCCCAGCTGACTGGCCTCACCATGGATCCGGCCTACGGCGGCATCGGCTTCTCCAAGACCTTCTATTCGGCGGCCGTGGAGATCGTCAGCCGGGCCGACGCCAGCCTGATGAACTTCTTCGGCCTGCAGGGCATCGCGGACACGATCCAGCAGTTCGCCAGCGACGAGATCAAGAACGAGATCCTGCCGGACATGGCGGCCGGCCTGCTCAGCGGCGCCATGGTGCTCACCGAAGCGGACGCGGGCAGCGACCTGGGCGCCGTGCGCACGCGCTCGCAGCTCGAAGCCGAGGAGAACCCCGACGGCAACTGGACGCTGACGGGCAGCAAGCGCTTCATCACCAACGGCTGCGGCGACGTGCTGCTGGTGCTGGCGCGCAGCGAGGATCCCGCCAAGTACGGCGGCGGCCGCGGGCTGAGCTTCTTCCTTGTGACACGCGATGAGCGCGTCCAGGTCCGGCGCATCGAGGAGAAGCTGGGCATCCACGGCTCGCCCACCTGCGAGATCTACTTCGACAAGGCGCCGGCCCGGTTGATCGGGCGGCGCGGACACGGGCTCACCCGCTACACGGCCTGGCTGATGGCCGCGGCGCGGCTGGGTGTGGCCGCCCAGTCGGTGGGGATCAGCGAGGCGGCCCTGCGCGAGGCGGAGGCCTATGCCAACGACCGCGAGCAGTTCGGCAAGAAGATCGTCGAGCTGCCCGCCGTGGCCGTGATGCTGGCGGAGATGCGCGTGGCCACGGAGGCCTCGCGCGCCCTGCTCTACGCCACCAGCACCTTCGTGGACCTGCAGGAGGGCGCGGAGAAGCTGGGTCTCAACGCCGAGGAAAAGAAGTACGGCCGCGCCGCGGACCTGCTGACGCCGATGGTCAAGTACTACACGTCCGAGCTGTGCAACATGGTCACCAGCACGGCCATCCAGGTGCACGGCGGCAACGGCTTCATGAAGGATTACCCGGTGGAGCGCCTGTTCCGCGACGCGCGGATCACCAACATCTACGAAGGCACCAGCCAGATCCAGATTGACTGGGCCGTGGTCCGGCTGGTGCGTGGCGAGTTGTCCGCCATCCTGGAGCCCTATGCCGGGCGCGTCTGGGAGGATCCGGAACTGGCCGGGCTGGCCGAGCGCCTGCACGACTCGCGCCCCTTGCTGGACCAGGCCACGACCTGCCTCAAGCAGCGGGGTCCGGAGTATCGCGACCTGATGGCCCGCCGGGTGGTGGACATGGCCCTGGACCACTACGTGGGCTGGCTGCTGCTGGCCCAGGCCGAGAAGTGGAGCTACAAGCGCAAGGTGGTGCGCCGCTTCCTGGCCGACGCCCTGCCGCGCCTGCGCATGAACCACGAGATCGTGATGGGCGACCGCACGCTGGATCTGGAGCGGCTGGTCGAAGCCTGA